One genomic segment of Micromonospora sp. WMMC415 includes these proteins:
- a CDS encoding glycosyltransferase family 4 protein, whose product MTEPTSRAGWRGTVALLLASSTGGVGQHVRSLAAGLTATGTSVLVCGPAATEEQFGFTGVGARFQAVEISASPTPADARAVAALRRALATDPVDVLHAHGLRAGLVAVLARPAVPLVVTWHNAVLVGGLRGSVSRLAERVVARGARVSLGASADLVERATGLGAPDARLAQVAAPTLPAPRRRREAVRAEFGVGRDQPLILSVGRLHPQKRYDVLVDAAARWRTRTPAPAVVIAGSGPAYLQLAARISAARAPVTLLGHRTDVADLLAGADLALVTSDWEARQLFAQEAMRAGVPLVATAVGGLPELVGDAAVLVPPGDVDAIDDAVRGLLDDAPRRAELGRLGAARAATWPTETETLGQLTALYAELTSDAAGPTAPDADAPSTGRR is encoded by the coding sequence GTGACGGAACCGACCTCACGCGCCGGCTGGCGCGGCACGGTCGCCCTGCTGCTCGCCTCCAGCACCGGTGGTGTCGGGCAGCACGTCCGTTCGCTGGCCGCCGGCCTCACCGCGACGGGCACCTCGGTGCTCGTCTGCGGCCCCGCGGCGACCGAGGAACAGTTCGGCTTCACCGGCGTCGGCGCCCGCTTCCAGGCGGTGGAGATCTCGGCCAGCCCCACGCCCGCCGACGCGCGCGCGGTGGCGGCGCTGCGCCGGGCCCTCGCCACCGACCCGGTCGACGTGCTGCACGCCCACGGGCTGCGCGCCGGGCTGGTGGCCGTCCTCGCCCGGCCCGCGGTTCCGCTGGTGGTCACCTGGCACAACGCCGTGCTCGTCGGCGGGCTGCGGGGGAGCGTGTCGCGGCTGGCCGAGCGGGTCGTCGCCCGGGGAGCCCGGGTCAGCCTCGGCGCCTCCGCCGACCTGGTCGAGCGCGCCACCGGGCTGGGCGCGCCGGACGCCCGGCTCGCGCAGGTGGCCGCGCCGACGCTGCCCGCGCCGCGACGCCGCCGCGAGGCGGTCCGCGCCGAGTTCGGCGTCGGCCGTGACCAGCCGCTGATCCTCTCGGTCGGTCGACTGCACCCGCAGAAGCGGTACGACGTGCTGGTGGACGCCGCCGCGCGGTGGCGTACGCGGACGCCGGCGCCGGCGGTGGTGATCGCCGGCAGCGGCCCCGCCTACCTGCAACTGGCCGCCCGGATCTCCGCCGCCCGGGCACCGGTCACCCTGCTCGGGCACCGCACCGACGTGGCCGACCTGCTCGCCGGGGCCGACCTCGCCCTGGTGACCAGCGACTGGGAGGCCCGGCAGCTGTTCGCGCAGGAGGCGATGCGGGCCGGCGTACCACTGGTGGCCACGGCGGTCGGCGGCCTGCCGGAGCTGGTCGGCGACGCCGCCGTGCTGGTGCCGCCGGGCGACGTCGACGCGATCGACGACGCCGTGCGCGGCCTGCTGGACGACGCCCCGCGCCGGGCCGAGCTGGGCCGGCTCGGTGCCGCCCGCGCGGCGACCTGGCCCACCGAGACGGAGACCCTCGGCCAGCTCACCGCGCTCTACGCCGAGCTGACCTCGGACGCGGCCGGCCCGACGGCCCCCGACGCCGACGCCCCGTCGACGGGACGCCGGTGA
- the murJ gene encoding murein biosynthesis integral membrane protein MurJ, producing the protein MTTPAPLAGAGRVAGAAALIAALTVVSRLAGFGRTAVFTWVVQESDLGGMYVIANTVPNIVFEIVAGGALASLVVPLLAGAVAAGDRRAVTATTGALLTWTVTLLVPLAVVVALLADPIVALISEGRSEAELAAGARMLRVFAPQLPLYGIGIVLTGVLQAHRRFAWPVIAPLLSSVTVIGVYLTFGAAEGRAVSVARVSPGGELILSAGTTLGVVALSLSLLIPLRRLRLRLRPGFAFPADARARIGGLAVAGAVTVTAQQVALVVMLNRVSGGPTGSPQVFNLAQTMYLLPWAVLAVPLATAAYPALAAAAAGGEERRYRRTVADTTRGVLLLSCLGAATLVGTAVPVGHFFPLDPEVTAAAIVGFAPGLVGYGLFAVLSRALYAHGATRPATAAISVGWLVVPPAAVLLAAVFPVADRVPAVTLANSAGMLVLGALLVVAVRRTAGAAALAGFARAAVAGSAGAVLAALAGWAVSRWLAAVGDGTPGAPAALVQGMLSGVLVGAVFLAVAWTLDRPDVRPLLAGVLRRLGRARRGANEAPDGGTQQDGVPPERGDGKETVSR; encoded by the coding sequence GTGACGACTCCGGCACCCCTCGCCGGCGCCGGCCGCGTCGCCGGAGCGGCCGCGCTGATCGCCGCCCTCACGGTGGTGAGCCGGCTCGCCGGCTTCGGCCGCACCGCGGTCTTCACCTGGGTCGTGCAGGAGAGCGACCTGGGCGGCATGTACGTGATCGCCAACACCGTCCCGAACATCGTCTTCGAGATCGTGGCCGGTGGCGCCCTCGCCAGCCTGGTGGTGCCCCTGCTCGCCGGAGCGGTCGCCGCCGGCGACCGGCGGGCCGTGACCGCCACGACCGGTGCCCTGCTCACCTGGACCGTCACCCTCCTCGTGCCGCTGGCGGTGGTGGTGGCGCTCCTCGCCGACCCGATCGTCGCGCTCATCAGCGAGGGGCGGTCCGAGGCGGAACTGGCGGCCGGCGCGCGGATGCTGCGGGTCTTCGCGCCGCAGTTGCCGCTCTACGGCATCGGCATCGTGCTGACCGGGGTGCTCCAGGCGCACCGCCGGTTCGCCTGGCCGGTCATCGCGCCGCTGCTGTCCAGCGTCACCGTGATCGGCGTCTACCTGACGTTCGGTGCCGCCGAGGGGCGCGCCGTGAGCGTGGCGCGGGTCAGCCCGGGCGGTGAGCTGATCCTGTCCGCCGGGACCACGCTCGGTGTGGTGGCGCTGTCGCTCTCCCTGCTCATCCCCCTGCGCCGCCTACGGCTGCGCCTGCGCCCCGGCTTCGCGTTTCCCGCCGACGCCCGGGCCCGCATCGGCGGGTTGGCCGTGGCCGGTGCCGTGACCGTCACGGCCCAGCAGGTCGCCCTGGTCGTGATGCTCAACCGGGTCTCCGGCGGCCCGACCGGCTCGCCGCAGGTGTTCAACCTGGCCCAGACCATGTACCTGCTGCCGTGGGCCGTCCTCGCGGTGCCGCTGGCCACCGCCGCGTACCCGGCCCTCGCGGCGGCCGCGGCTGGCGGCGAGGAACGGCGGTACCGGCGCACGGTCGCGGACACCACCCGGGGTGTCCTGCTGCTCAGCTGCCTCGGGGCGGCGACCCTGGTCGGCACCGCGGTGCCGGTCGGCCACTTCTTCCCGCTCGACCCGGAGGTCACCGCGGCGGCCATCGTCGGCTTCGCCCCCGGGCTCGTGGGTTACGGCCTCTTCGCGGTGCTCTCCCGCGCGCTCTACGCCCACGGCGCCACCCGACCGGCCACCGCCGCCATCAGCGTCGGCTGGCTCGTGGTGCCGCCGGCGGCCGTGCTGCTCGCCGCGGTGTTCCCGGTCGCCGACCGGGTGCCGGCGGTCACTCTCGCCAACTCTGCGGGCATGCTGGTGCTGGGTGCCCTCCTGGTCGTCGCGGTCCGGCGGACGGCCGGCGCCGCGGCGCTCGCCGGCTTCGCCCGGGCGGCGGTGGCCGGGTCGGCCGGCGCGGTGCTGGCCGCCCTCGCGGGATGGGCGGTGTCCCGGTGGCTCGCCGCCGTCGGGGACGGCACCCCGGGCGCACCGGCGGCACTCGTACAGGGCATGCTGTCCGGTGTCCTGGTCGGCGCCGTGTTCCTCGCGGTGGCCTGGACGCTGGACCGGCCGGACGTACGACCGCTGCTCGCCGGGGTGCTGCGGCGCCTCGGGCGGGCCCGCCGGGGGGCGAACGAGGCCCCGGACGGCGGGACGCAGCAGGACGGGGTCCCCCCGGAGCGGGGCGACGGGAAGGAGACGGTGTCCCGGTGA